The following nucleotide sequence is from Desulfovibrio desulfuricans.
TGTGTGAAGGGCTAACCAATGACGATGATGGTCTGAAACGAGAAATACTTACACACGCGGGGAACCGATGGTCATTGGGGGTGGTGCACATCTTGGGAACCTCTGGCCCCCTGCGGCATGGAGAAATCCGTCGCCATTTTGGCGAAATCACACAGAGAATGTTGACGCGCACGCTACGTCAACTGGAGCGGGACGGCCTTATCGTCCGGCACGATTACCATGAGAAGCCGCTCCGAGTTGTTTACGAAATTACAAGCCTGGGCAAAGAAATGCTTATTCAGATAATGCCGGTATGGCACTGGATTATTACATCATCTGACCGTTTTCGCGAGGCAAGATCTCGATATGAAAGCCAGCGAGGTTGATGGTTTCCTTCAAAACCAGATGCCAGACG
It contains:
- a CDS encoding winged helix-turn-helix transcriptional regulator produces the protein MEDWDAMLKLSKELCEGLTNDDDGLKREILTHAGNRWSLGVVHILGTSGPLRHGEIRRHFGEITQRMLTRTLRQLERDGLIVRHDYHEKPLRVVYEITSLGKEMLIQIMPVWHWIITSSDRFREARSRYESQRG